Proteins found in one Sorghum bicolor cultivar BTx623 chromosome 1, Sorghum_bicolor_NCBIv3, whole genome shotgun sequence genomic segment:
- the LOC8057369 gene encoding zinc finger protein ZAT5: MKHPRTEQEAAGEVVSLALSLSTDSSTTSDSTGTPSSAGAKRARRRGAVVATSGEGEFVCKTCSRAFTSFQALGGHRTSHLRGRHGLELGVGARALKQHKQQAAAAEASGRGGDNKPPQQQQQQHECHICGLGFEMGQALGGHMRRHREEMGAAEAADAWVWRTEAPRTAAAADPPVLLELFA, translated from the coding sequence ATGAAGCACCCGAGGACGGAGCAGGAGGCGGCGGGCGAGGTGGTGTCGCTGGCGCTGTCGCTGAGCACGGACTCGTCCACGACGTCCGACTCCACGGGGACCCCGTCGTCGGCGGGGGCGAAGCGGGCGCGGCGGAGGGGCGCCGTGGTGGCCACGTCGGGGGAGGGGGAGTTCGTCTGCAAGACCTGCAGCCGCGCCTTCACCTCGTTCCAGGCGCTCGGCGGCCACCGGACCAGCCACCTGCGGGGccgccacggcctcgagctcggcgTCGGCGCCCGGGCGCTCAAGCAGCACAAGCaacaggccgccgccgccgaagccAGCGGCAGAGGAGGAGACAACaagccgccgcagcagcagcagcagcagcacgagTGCCACATCTGCGGGCTCGGCTTCGAGATGGGGCAGGCGCTGGGCGGTCACATGAGGAGGCACCGCGAGGAGATGGGCGCCGCCGAGGCCGCCGACGCCTGGGTCTGGCGCACCGAGGCTCCGCgcaccgctgccgccgccgatcCGCCCGTCTTGCTCGAGCTCTTCGCCTAG
- the LOC110431015 gene encoding NEDD8-activating enzyme E1 regulatory subunit AXR1-like isoform X1 → MAATGVVAEPKTKYDRQLRIWGDQGQAALEKASICLLNCGPTGTEALKNLVLGGIGSVTVVDGSKVEASDLGNNFLLDEGCLGQPRAKSICSFLQELNDAVKAKFVEEFPAHLIDTNPSFFSQFTVVIATQLPESSLLKLDDICRKADIVLVAARSYGLTGLVRVSVKEHCVIESKPDHFLDDLRLHNPWTELKQFAKSIDINDKDPVVHKHTPYIVILVRLAEKWADAHDGNMPSTRQEKKEFKDLIRAHMLNIDEENYKEAVDSSYKVSVTPGISNEIRQIIDDDSAEVNSSSSDFWILVAALKEFIAKEGNGELPLEGTIPDMTSLTEYYVSLQKIYQAKAEFDCLALEHHVKEILKRIGRDPDSISRAYIKTFCKNSRKLRICRYRSFEEEFSSPMVSEIQRYFTDEDYSYAMNFYILLRAVDRLAANYSRLPGVFDSEIDEDIPRLKTVAASVLSEMGLNGASLSEDLITEMCRFGGAEIHPVAAFVGGVASQEVIKLVTKQFVPLRGTFIFNGIDLKSQVLVL, encoded by the exons GATATGGGGTGACCAAGGCCAGGCTGCACTGGAAAAGGCTAGCATATGCTTGCTTAACTGTGGTCCTACTGGAACAGAAGCTTTGAAGAATCTTGTTCTTGGAGGAATAGGAAGTGTGACTGTTGTTGATGGCTCCAAAGTTGAAGCATCTGATCTGGGGAACAATTTTCTGT TGGATGAAGGATGTTTGGGGCAACCAAGAGCTAAATCTATATGTTCTTTCCTACAAGAGCTTAATGACGCTGTTAAAGCCAAGTTTGTTGAGGAGTTTCCAGCGCATTTGATAGACACTAACCCCTCGTTCTTTTCCCAATTTACTGTTGTCATTGCTACCCAG CTTCCAGAGAGTTCTTTACTGAAGCTAGATGATATCTGCAGGAAAGCAGATATTGTTTTGGTTGCTGCACGTTCATATGGTCTAACCGGTTTGGTCAGGGTTAGCGTCAAG GAGCACTGTGTCATAGAATCAAAACCAGACCACTTCTTGGATGATTTGCGACTTCACAATCCATGGACTGAACTAAAGCA ATTTGCAAAATCAATTGACATAAATGATAAAGATCCTGTTGTCCACAAACATACTCCATACATTGTTATCCTTGTGAGACTTGCAGAAAAATGGGCAGATGCACATGATGGTAACATGCCGTCAACTAGGCAAGAGAAAAAGGAATTTAAG GACCTAATTCGAGCCCATATGCTTAATATAGATGAAGAAAATTACAAAGAAGCTGTGGACTCTTCGTATAAAGTCTCAGTCACTCCAGGAATCA GTAATGAGATCCGTCAGATAATTGATGATGACTCTGCGGAAGTCAATTCATCATCGTCAGATTTCTGGATTTTAGTGGCTGCTTTAAAG GAATTTATTGCAAAGGAGGGCAATGGTGAGCTACCTCTGGAGGGAACAATACCTGATATGACTTCCCTTACTGA GTATTATGTAAGCCTACAAAAGATTTACCAAGCTAAGGCGGAATTTGACTGTCTTGCCCTGGAGCATCATGTAAAGGAAATCTTGAAACGGATTGGCAGAGATCCGGATTCTATTTCAAGAGCATATATCAAAACATTTTGTAAAAATTCTAGGAAACTAAGG ATTTGTAGATATCGTAGTTTCGAGGAGGAATTTAGCTCTCCGATGGTCTCTGAGATTCAGAGGTATTTCACCGATGAAGACTACAG TTACGCAATGAACTTCTACATTCTACTACGGGCTGTTGATCGATTGGCTGCCAATTATAGCAGATTACCTGGAGTCTTCGACAG TGAGATTGATGAGGATATCCCTAGGCTGAAGACAGTTGCGGCTTCAGTGCTAAGTGAGATGGGTTTGAACGGAGCATCCTTATCCGAAGACCTGATAACCGAAATGTGCCGGTTCGGGGGTGCAGAAATCCATCCTGTGGCTGCTTTTGTCGGTGGAGTCGCTTCGCAAGAAGTAATTAAG CTGGTCACCAAGCAGTTTGTGCCCTTGCGGGGAACATTCATATTTAATGGAATCGACCTCAAATCTCAAGTTTTGGTGCTATAA
- the LOC110431015 gene encoding NEDD8-activating enzyme E1 regulatory subunit AXR1-like isoform X2 → MAATGVVAEPKTKYDRQLRIWGDQGQAALEKASICLLNCGPTGTEALKNLVLGGIGSVTVVDGSKVEASDLGNNFLLDEGCLGQPRAKSICSFLQELNDAVKAKFVEEFPAHLIDTNPSFFSQFTVVIATQLPESSLLKLDDICRKADIVLVAARSYGLTGLVRVSVKEHCVIESKPDHFLDDLRLHNPWTELKQFAKSIDINDKDPVVHKHTPYIVILVRLAEKWADAHDGNMPSTRQEKKEFKDLIRAHMLNIDEENYKEAVDSSYKVSVTPGISNEIRQIIDDDSAEVNSSSSDFWILVAALKEFIAKEGNGELPLEGTIPDMTSLTEYYVSLQKIYQAKAEFDCLALEHHVKEILKRIGRDPDSISRAYIKTFCKNSRKLRICRYRSFEEEFSSPMVSEIQRYFTDEDYSYAMNFYILLRAVDRLAANYSRLPGVFDRLKTVAASVLSEMGLNGASLSEDLITEMCRFGGAEIHPVAAFVGGVASQEVIKLVTKQFVPLRGTFIFNGIDLKSQVLVL, encoded by the exons GATATGGGGTGACCAAGGCCAGGCTGCACTGGAAAAGGCTAGCATATGCTTGCTTAACTGTGGTCCTACTGGAACAGAAGCTTTGAAGAATCTTGTTCTTGGAGGAATAGGAAGTGTGACTGTTGTTGATGGCTCCAAAGTTGAAGCATCTGATCTGGGGAACAATTTTCTGT TGGATGAAGGATGTTTGGGGCAACCAAGAGCTAAATCTATATGTTCTTTCCTACAAGAGCTTAATGACGCTGTTAAAGCCAAGTTTGTTGAGGAGTTTCCAGCGCATTTGATAGACACTAACCCCTCGTTCTTTTCCCAATTTACTGTTGTCATTGCTACCCAG CTTCCAGAGAGTTCTTTACTGAAGCTAGATGATATCTGCAGGAAAGCAGATATTGTTTTGGTTGCTGCACGTTCATATGGTCTAACCGGTTTGGTCAGGGTTAGCGTCAAG GAGCACTGTGTCATAGAATCAAAACCAGACCACTTCTTGGATGATTTGCGACTTCACAATCCATGGACTGAACTAAAGCA ATTTGCAAAATCAATTGACATAAATGATAAAGATCCTGTTGTCCACAAACATACTCCATACATTGTTATCCTTGTGAGACTTGCAGAAAAATGGGCAGATGCACATGATGGTAACATGCCGTCAACTAGGCAAGAGAAAAAGGAATTTAAG GACCTAATTCGAGCCCATATGCTTAATATAGATGAAGAAAATTACAAAGAAGCTGTGGACTCTTCGTATAAAGTCTCAGTCACTCCAGGAATCA GTAATGAGATCCGTCAGATAATTGATGATGACTCTGCGGAAGTCAATTCATCATCGTCAGATTTCTGGATTTTAGTGGCTGCTTTAAAG GAATTTATTGCAAAGGAGGGCAATGGTGAGCTACCTCTGGAGGGAACAATACCTGATATGACTTCCCTTACTGA GTATTATGTAAGCCTACAAAAGATTTACCAAGCTAAGGCGGAATTTGACTGTCTTGCCCTGGAGCATCATGTAAAGGAAATCTTGAAACGGATTGGCAGAGATCCGGATTCTATTTCAAGAGCATATATCAAAACATTTTGTAAAAATTCTAGGAAACTAAGG ATTTGTAGATATCGTAGTTTCGAGGAGGAATTTAGCTCTCCGATGGTCTCTGAGATTCAGAGGTATTTCACCGATGAAGACTACAG TTACGCAATGAACTTCTACATTCTACTACGGGCTGTTGATCGATTGGCTGCCAATTATAGCAGATTACCTGGAGTCTTCGACAG GCTGAAGACAGTTGCGGCTTCAGTGCTAAGTGAGATGGGTTTGAACGGAGCATCCTTATCCGAAGACCTGATAACCGAAATGTGCCGGTTCGGGGGTGCAGAAATCCATCCTGTGGCTGCTTTTGTCGGTGGAGTCGCTTCGCAAGAAGTAATTAAG CTGGTCACCAAGCAGTTTGTGCCCTTGCGGGGAACATTCATATTTAATGGAATCGACCTCAAATCTCAAGTTTTGGTGCTATAA